GGCTTTTTGGTAGACAAGGCGGGTGATGACTACCATGATGCCGGATGGTACAGCCTGGGAAGTTCGCCGCATTTTGGCGTAGGAGTTTATCAAGATGATGGGGGAAGCGATCGCTATACAGGCATTATTATGCAAAGTTTAGGTAATGGCCGCGACTGGAGTATTGGCTGGTTTGAAGATAGTGCCGGAAACGATTGGTATAACGGCAGCTTAATGACCTTCGGTACCGGAGATATTAACGGTATCGGAGTTTTCTGGGATAAGCACGGCGATGACACTTATCTATCTTTATTAGAACCAGCTTATGGACAATCTCGGTTAGAGGGTGTTAGTGGTTTGCGAGAGTTGATGCTGACATTAGGCTTATTTGTTGATGGAGGTGGGAAAGATAATTACCTGTTATTGCCAGAAACAGACCCCCAAAATAAATTGCCAGATACAGCGCTCAATACTCAATCTTTGGCAACTAATCCTGTTGCTGGTAACGATAGGATTTGGTGTCGCCCGACAAAACCTCATTATGTCAAAATGGCTCACGGCTGCGGCATTGATGCTCAAAATTAAAGAATTTATTTCTGCCTCCTCTTTCCCAATGCCCAATGCCCTATTCTCCACTCTCTTCTTGAGCAAGTTGAGCTTTTGCTTGTTGCCACAATTTTTCTAACTCATCCAAACTGTAATCAGAAAGGGGACGGTCAACAACTGCCTCCATTTTTTCTAATCGCTGGACAAATCGTTGATTTGTGCCTTGCAAAGCGGTACTAGGGTCAAGATTATGCCAACGGGCTAGTTGAATAACTGCAAACAGTAAATCACCTAACTCTGCTTCTTGTCGTGCGGGTGTTTCCTCAGCTAAAGCCTGTTGAAACTCCCCTAATTCTTCATGAAACTTATCCCAAACACCCTGAATATTTTCCCATTCAAACCCGATCGCCGCAGCCTTTTGAGAAATCTTCATCGCTGCTGTCAACGGGGGAAGAGTACGCCCATAACGACCGAGTTTAGCACTAAGTTTTTGCGCCTCTGGGGATGGTTCGCCTTTTTCCGCAGCTTTGATTTGTTCCCAATTTTGTCGCACCTCATCCACACTTGTCACCGACACATCACCAAACACATGAGGATGACGGCGAATCAACTTTTGAGAAATCCCCTGAGTAATTTCCTTCAAAGAAAACTGACCAGATTCGCTAGCAATTTGGGCTTGCAACACCACTTGTAATAATAAATCCCCTAACTCCTCTGCGATCGCTCCTTTATCGCCACTCTTAATTGCATCCACCACCTCATAAGCTTCCTCAATCACATAAGGCGTAAGCGTCTCAGCAGTTTGCGCCAAATCCCACGGACACCCCCCATCAGGCGATCGCAACTTCGCCACCACCTCAATCAACTCCTGCAAAGCCACCAAAGTCTCATTTTGATTTTCCATACCTCTGCGTACCTTTGCGCTTCCCTCAGCGTTCCTTTGCGTTAAAAAAATTATTTCTTCAATCTCGGCCGACGACCGCGACTTGTCACCTTCCGCTTCTTCATTTTGCCACTAGGAAGCAACCCCCGAACCCCCTGTTTTTGAAAGCGCTTGTATGCCGAACCACTCCAATCGCTCAGAGAATGACTCATCGCCCCAAGTTCCAACCCCAAAAACAAGGCAATATATTCAGTATTGTTATTTACAAGCGATCGCCCCACAGTTGCGCCCAAATCTTGCCAAGTAAAACTCAGATTCCCTAACCTTTGGGCGATCGCTAAAACAAAAATTGCCAAAATCCCTAGCAAACACCCCAAATAAAGTATCCGCAAGATCGTGCCAATAATCGGCCCGTGGGATAAAAAAGAACGATGCCGCAGACTTTTTTGATAAGGTAGCCAAATCCAGCGCAAGAAACCCCAGCGTTGAAATTGCACAGAGTAAATATCCAAATCAGGGCCAAACATCAGCCCTCCAAAGAGAAACCCACCTGCAACTAACAAAGTCGCATTGCTACTGTGAGTCTGCCAGAAAGTAACGCCCGCCACCAATGGCAGAGCATACATAGTAATGCGATCGTGCGTCCGACCAGAGGGCATCCTAAATCCTGTACGCGAATAGCGGGGCGTTTAGCCCGTGCTGAGTAACTGAATACTGAGTCAGTATAAGAGAAAAAAAGATTTTCTTGAAACTACTAGCGCAATCCCAAATGGTCTGCTATATTAGATAAGGATTGGTCAAAAGGGCGGTTAGCTCAGTTGGTAGAGCGCCTGCCTTACAAGCAGGATGTCATCAGTTCGAGTCTGGTACTGCCCATTTACTAAATAAAGGCTAGAGACAGCTTAGATGCAGTTTCTAGCCTTTTTTAAACCCATTCATAATTGGCTAATTACTATTAACCCATTTTGCATATCTTCAGAATAGAGAGTATTTGCTCTTGCAGATAGGGTTAAGTCTGTATTGGACTCCAAAAGTCAACTGAACACGAAATGGGCGGTTAGAAACCGTGTCCATACAAACAAAACCCACCTCCGTGGGTTAAATAATTCGTAACTATGTTTTGTGATGGGGATTCTAACCCCTTTATTCGTTAAAAAGTCAAAATGTCTAATCAGATTTGGTTATCACAGTTGCAAAAACATCGAGCGATCGCAGTCATCCGCGCCCCGAAAATGGAATTGGGACAGCAAATGGCAATGGCTGTAGCATCTGGGGGAATACAGTTGATTGAAATTACCTGGAATAGCGATCGCGCCGGGGAATTGATCGGTCAACTACGTTCGCAATTACCAGCTTGTACTATTGGCACTGGTACGCTATTCAATGTCCAGCAGCTACAAGAAGCGATCGCATCAGGGGCGCAATTCCTCTTTACACCCCACATCGATCTAGTAATGATTCAAGCCGCCATAAAACAAGATATACCCATCATCCCAGGAGCTATGACTCCCACAGAAATTGTTACCGCCTGGAGTCAGGGTGCTAGTTGTGTAAAAGTATTTCCCGTGCAAGCATTAGGAGGGGCTGATTATATCAAAAGTTTACAAGGGCCACTGGGTCAAATTCCCTTAATTCCTACAGGCGGCGTGACTCTAGAAAATGCCAAAGAATTTTTGCAAGCCGGAGCGATCGCTGTCGGTTTGAGCGGTGAATTATTTCCCAAAAAGCTTGTCACAGAGGGAAATTGGCAAGCGATCGCATCTGGGGCAAAAAACCTCATCCAACAGTTAGGCTAAATTAGAATCAAATCATCAAAAATTCCTGTCTATTAAAGTAACAGAACGGGAAATAAAAGTGAAACCTGATAAGTTTCTCAAAACGTGGTGATTTGAGTGTGAGTGTATCTAAAATGAAAAGACTGATTTATTCTGACTGGGTGCGTCGCTTAACAATACTCCTGACTGGTACAGCGCTGTCCTTAAGTGTTTTTACTACTACTGAAACCAGAGAAGTTTGGGCAACTTCCAAAGATCAAATTATTGCCCAAACAATCCAAACATTACAACAATCGGATCAACGCTGGATTCAAATTAATCTTTCCAAGCAACGATTAATCGCCTGGGAAGGTGACAGAGTGGTTTATGGAAGTGCTATTTCTTCAGGCAAAAAATCTACTCCTACACTTATTGGTACTTTTAAGATTCAATCCAAGTTCAGAACTACGCGGATGCGGGGAGAAAACTACGATGTTGACGACGTTCCTTATGTAATGTACTACCAAGGTAGCTACGGTATTCACGGTGCTTATTGGCATAAAAGATTTGGTACTCCAGTCAGCCACGGCTGTATAAATCTCGCACCTAAGCATGCAAAATGGCTATTTGAGTGGGCATCAGTAGGGACACCAGTCGTTATCCAAAAATAGTAGGTGAAGCAGCCAAAAGGCAATTTAGATAAAATCATAGGACTTACGCAAACAATATCTAAAACCCTTATTCTATGGTAGGGGCAATTCATGAATTGCCCCTACAGCGTGTCCTTTTGCGTAAGTCCTAAATCATTAATAACAACAAATCAAGACAATTGAGTGATTCCCAGCAATATTTTATGCTGGGAATCTTCGGAGTCGGAATCACCGAATTTGAAATAAAATATATAAAAGGGCATTAATACCGATTTTCTAATTTGGTATTATCCAGTTTGCCCCCAACCAATCAGCGTAAATCCTGACAATTCCTGCATTAAGTTACAAATGCAAATATGAATTTGGGAAAAGTTTGCATTGACGCATTTAAATTACAGATTTATTTTGTAAAAGTTTTTCTTCGTCATTAGTGAATGAATAATGACTAATTAGATGCGGGCTAGCTGAGGAATTGTTTTAAAAAGCATTAGCGGATGAATTGCGTAAATCCTCCACAGGAAGCGAGTAGTCACTCTGGAAATTTATAGGGTTCCAGAAAATTACTTCACTTCATGATTTTTGCGTACTTTACAAGGTAAGGCATAATGCAATCCTGGATTCGCAGTAGTGGGATTCGTTCTTCAAAAACTTTTTGCACAGGCGTAGCGCTGGTGGTAGCGACTTTATTTTCTTGGGCACCACCGTTAGCAGGTACACCCAACTCGACTACAGCAACAGCCTCATCAGTCGATGAAAATGGCATATCTGAATCTTATATCAGGCAAACATCTCAACCTCGCTGGATTGAAATTGACTTGTCAGAGCAACGGTTACGGGCATGGGAAGGTAAAAAACTTGTTTATTCATACCGCATTTCTGGAGGTAAGCGAGCGACTCCCACACCCATAGGTAGATTTCGGATTAATTCTAAGTATCGCACTCACCGTATGCGAGGCAAGGGCTACAATATTCCTGACGTTCCATACACAATGTATTTTTACGAAGGCTATGCTATCCACGGTGCTTACTGGCATAATCGTTTTGGAACTCCTGTCAGTCACGGTTGCGTGAATTTACCTGTTAAGCAAGCACGCAATCTTTACAATTGGGCTAGCTATGGAACTTTAGTAATGGTGCATAATTGACATACTCACCGACCTTTAAGGTCGGTGATTCTTGACAGTTCACGGTAACTCGCTGCCGAAACAGTCTTACAGTCA
This genomic interval from Nostoc sp. KVJ3 contains the following:
- the mazG gene encoding nucleoside triphosphate pyrophosphohydrolase, yielding MENQNETLVALQELIEVVAKLRSPDGGCPWDLAQTAETLTPYVIEEAYEVVDAIKSGDKGAIAEELGDLLLQVVLQAQIASESGQFSLKEITQGISQKLIRRHPHVFGDVSVTSVDEVRQNWEQIKAAEKGEPSPEAQKLSAKLGRYGRTLPPLTAAMKISQKAAAIGFEWENIQGVWDKFHEELGEFQQALAEETPARQEAELGDLLFAVIQLARWHNLDPSTALQGTNQRFVQRLEKMEAVVDRPLSDYSLDELEKLWQQAKAQLAQEESGE
- a CDS encoding metal-binding protein — encoded protein: MPSGRTHDRITMYALPLVAGVTFWQTHSSNATLLVAGGFLFGGLMFGPDLDIYSVQFQRWGFLRWIWLPYQKSLRHRSFLSHGPIIGTILRILYLGCLLGILAIFVLAIAQRLGNLSFTWQDLGATVGRSLVNNNTEYIALFLGLELGAMSHSLSDWSGSAYKRFQKQGVRGLLPSGKMKKRKVTSRGRRPRLKK
- a CDS encoding bifunctional 4-hydroxy-2-oxoglutarate aldolase/2-dehydro-3-deoxy-phosphogluconate aldolase, which produces MSNQIWLSQLQKHRAIAVIRAPKMELGQQMAMAVASGGIQLIEITWNSDRAGELIGQLRSQLPACTIGTGTLFNVQQLQEAIASGAQFLFTPHIDLVMIQAAIKQDIPIIPGAMTPTEIVTAWSQGASCVKVFPVQALGGADYIKSLQGPLGQIPLIPTGGVTLENAKEFLQAGAIAVGLSGELFPKKLVTEGNWQAIASGAKNLIQQLG
- a CDS encoding L,D-transpeptidase, translating into MKRLIYSDWVRRLTILLTGTALSLSVFTTTETREVWATSKDQIIAQTIQTLQQSDQRWIQINLSKQRLIAWEGDRVVYGSAISSGKKSTPTLIGTFKIQSKFRTTRMRGENYDVDDVPYVMYYQGSYGIHGAYWHKRFGTPVSHGCINLAPKHAKWLFEWASVGTPVVIQK
- a CDS encoding L,D-transpeptidase, with amino-acid sequence MQSWIRSSGIRSSKTFCTGVALVVATLFSWAPPLAGTPNSTTATASSVDENGISESYIRQTSQPRWIEIDLSEQRLRAWEGKKLVYSYRISGGKRATPTPIGRFRINSKYRTHRMRGKGYNIPDVPYTMYFYEGYAIHGAYWHNRFGTPVSHGCVNLPVKQARNLYNWASYGTLVMVHN